The Alysiella filiformis sequence GCAACTGAATGGCAAAACACACCGCAATCGCCGCCGCCGCCACCCAACTGCGATAGGTGGAAACGGCTGGCTGAACAATGGCTTGGTCGTGGGCTTGGGCATCGCTGTGTTTGTCTTGATAAACGCGCGGTTTGCGATAATGCACAAACGCCAAAATCAAACCCACCACCATGCCCAAAGCAGGAATCGCCATTGCCGACATCACGTTGATGCCTTGTACCGCCATGCCTGCGCTTTGAATGTTGGCGAGCAAAATTTTATTCAAGAAAATCGCGCCAAAACCATAGGGCAAAAACATATAAGTGGTTACCAAACCAAAAGTCATCACACAGGCGAGCAAACGGCGGTCAATTTGCAATTTGTTGAACACCAACAACAAAGGTGGCACAATCATCGGAATAAACGCAATGTGAATCGGCACCACGTTTTGACTCATCACGCCCATTGCCAGCAAGCCCATGAGCAAAATCCATTTCAGGCTGCCACCCGAGTGGTTTTGCGCGTCAATTTTGCGTATTGCCATGCCTGCCACTTGTTTGGGCAAACCCGAATGCGTAATCGCCATGGCAAACGCGCCCAACATGGCATAGGATAAAGCAATTTTTGCACCACCTGCCAAACCGTCTTGAAAATGGGTCATCACGCCTTTTTGCGACACTTTGCCAGCCGCGTCCAGCACGTCTGCCAATGGCAAGCCTGCCCACAGTCCGCCCACAAATGCACCAATGACCAAACTCAACACAACGTGTACCCGCGCCACCGATAAAATCAGCATCACCAACACGCCCATCATTACAGCGTTCATCACAAAATTCCTTTGAACAAAATATGTTAAAATTTAGGGTTTTTTGTGTGGACATAGTCAAACTGGCAATGTGCCACAAACTTTATCCCCTCTCCCTGTGGGAGAGGGTTAGGGAGAGGGCAAAACCGTTCAAATTTAGTGCGTATCCCCTCTCCCCAGCCCTCTCCCACGGGGAGAGGGAGCGAAATCGTGGCACGACCCAATTTTTCAGGCAGCCTGAAAACCCATTCCCAACACAAAAACCCATAATCATACTTAACAATCTTTAACATGACAAATCATGGATACTCTGGAACAAAATCGCCAACACGTTTTGCAACAAATTCGGCTGGCTGAAACCGCCGCCCAGCGCATTGCAGGCAGCGTGCAACTGATTGCCGTGAGCAAAACCTTTCCCGCCAGCGACATTCGCCTGTTGTATCAACACGGACAACGCGCATTTGGCGAAAATTACATTCAAGAATTTCAACAAAAACAATACGATTTAGCCGATTGCCCACACATTGAATGGCACATTATCGGACACGTTCAATCCAACAAAACGCGCCCCGTTGCCGAACACGCCCATTGGTTGCACACCGTAAGCAGCCTGAAAACCGCGCAACGTTTAAGCCAACAACGCCCCAAACATTTGCCGCCTTTACAAATTTGCATGGAAATCAACATTTCAGGCGAAACGGCAAAACACGGCATCGCGCCCGATGAAATGTTGCCTTTGGCGCAAGCGATTGTGGCATTGCCGCATTTGAATTTACGCGGATTGATGTGTGTGGCAAGTGCCAATGCCAGCGATGAAATATTGCGCCAACAGTTTGAAAAAATGGCAGATTTATTGCGCGATTTGCAAAACATTGCACCGCAAGCCGACACACTGTCTATGGGCATGAGCGGCGACATGGCTGTGGCGATTGAATGCGGCGCAAACATGGTGCGCGTGGGCAGCGCCATTTTTGGGCGGCGAGCGGTATAATGGGCTTTTTTATTGGGGGAATCCAAATCATGTTTGGCAGAAAAACACTTTTTACCGCGCTGTTGCTGGCGTGGGTCATGCCCGCGTGGGCGCAAACGCTCAAAGCCACCTTGCCCAACGGTTTGCAGGTCATTGTGCGCGAAGACCACCGTGCGCCAGTGGTCATGTCGCAAATTTGGTATCGCGTGGGTTCGGTGGACGAAAAAGTGGGCAAAAGCGGTTTGAGCCACGCTTTGGAACACATGATGTTTAAAGGCACACCCAATGTGCCATCGGGCGAATTTTCGCGGCGCGTGTCGGCAATGGGTGGGGTGTTGAACGCCTATACCAGCCCCACCGAAACGGTGTTTCACGAAAATGCGGCAAAAGAACATTTGCCCAAACTGCTGGAAATGGAAGCCGACCGCATGGTCAATCTGAATTTCAGCAACCGCGATTTTAACAATGAAATGAAAGTGATACGCGAAGAACGCCGTCAAACCGTGGACGATAATCCCATCAACAATATGTATGAACAAATGCTGTTTCGCGCCTACGATAAGCCGTCCAACCGCACGGCGGTGATTGGGCATATGCGCGATTTGCATGGTTTGAAAGCGGCAGATTTGCGCGATTGGTACAAAAAATGGTATGCGCCCAACAATGCCACCATGGTGATTGTGGGCGATGTGAATGCCCAAGAAACCCTTGATTTGGTCAAACAAAAATTCGCCCACATTCCCGCCAAAAAGCTGCCTGAACGCCAAAATTTGCAAGAAAAAGAAGTGAAAAAGGCGGTGTCGGCACACGCCTATGGCAACACGCAACAACCCATTATGCTGTTGGGCTACCGCGTGCCACACCTGCGTACCATCAACGACACCACGCCTTATGCTTTGGATATGTTGGCAACGATTTTGGGCAGCCATTCGGCATCGCGTTTTGAAACGAATTTGGTGCGCGGCAAGCAACTGGCTTTGGAAATGGACAGCAGCTACACCATCATCAGCCGTCAGCCGCAAATGTTTCACATTTCAGCCATGCCGCGCGAGGGGGTGAGTACGGCGCAGTTGAAGGCGGAAATTGAAGCGCAAATTGCGGATATTGCCCAAAATGGCGTGTCGGAAGCGGAATTGCAGCAAGCGCGTGTGATTCAGGAAAGCAGCCTGATTTTCAGCCGCGACAGCATGGCAAATCAGGCTGCTTGGTTGGGTACTTTGGAAAGCAATGGTTTTGATTTTTCACAAGAAGATGAGTTGTATCAGCGCGTGTTGAAGGTGTCGGCAGCAGAAATTCAGGCGGCGGCAAAATTGCTCACGCCACAACGTGAAGTGTACATTGTGATGTATCCACACGCGATGAAACAGAAACGTGTTGCGGTTCGCCAAAAATGATTTTTCAGGCAGCCTGAAACCCCAAATCCCTTTATTTTGAATAGGAATAATATGTTACGTCCTACCTTTTTGTCTGCATTATTGATGTTGGCACTTGCGCCCATGGCACACGCGCTGGATATTCAACGCTGGCACACGCCACAAGGCACCGAAGTGCTGTTGCTGGAACGCCACCAATTACCGATTGTGGATTATGTGGTGCTGTTTAAAGGCGCAGGCTCGGCTGCCGAACCCGAAGGCAAAAGCAATATTGCCGCCGCCACATCGGAATTATTGACCAGTGGCACACGCTTGCTTGATGAAGATGAATTTAACCAAAAAATCAGCAGCTTGGGTGCAAACATATCGGGCAACAGCTCGGTGGATTTCAGCAGCATGGCGTTTCGCACGCTCAGCCGTGCCGACACTTTGCACGCCACCGCCGATTTGCTCAACCAAGCCTTAACCCAGCCGCGTTTTGATGAAAATGCGCTGCAACGCATTAAAAATCAAGCCAGTTTGTCGCTCCAACAAAGTGAAAGTTATCCCAGTTTCATCGCGCAACGTGAAATTTCGCGTTTGAACTACCCCCACCACCCCTATGGCAAAGGCGCGTTTCAAACGGTAGAAAAAATCCAATCGGTACAACGTGATGATATTGTGGATTTTCATCGCCAATATTACGCGCAAAACAAGGCGATTGTGGCGATAGTGGGCGACATCAACCGCGAACAAGCCAATGAATTGGTGGCGCAAACTTTAAAAGGGCTGCCTGAAAAAGCCGCGTCCAGCCAAAGTGTGCCGCCTGTTGATGTGCATGATTCGCAAAGAAAACTCGTGCCATTTCCCCACAGCTCGCAAAGCACGGTTGTGTTGAGTTTGCCCGTTTTAACCGCCAACAGCCCCGATTATTTTGCGCTGATT is a genomic window containing:
- a CDS encoding M16 family metallopeptidase, translated to MFGRKTLFTALLLAWVMPAWAQTLKATLPNGLQVIVREDHRAPVVMSQIWYRVGSVDEKVGKSGLSHALEHMMFKGTPNVPSGEFSRRVSAMGGVLNAYTSPTETVFHENAAKEHLPKLLEMEADRMVNLNFSNRDFNNEMKVIREERRQTVDDNPINNMYEQMLFRAYDKPSNRTAVIGHMRDLHGLKAADLRDWYKKWYAPNNATMVIVGDVNAQETLDLVKQKFAHIPAKKLPERQNLQEKEVKKAVSAHAYGNTQQPIMLLGYRVPHLRTINDTTPYALDMLATILGSHSASRFETNLVRGKQLALEMDSSYTIISRQPQMFHISAMPREGVSTAQLKAEIEAQIADIAQNGVSEAELQQARVIQESSLIFSRDSMANQAAWLGTLESNGFDFSQEDELYQRVLKVSAAEIQAAAKLLTPQREVYIVMYPHAMKQKRVAVRQK
- a CDS encoding YggS family pyridoxal phosphate-dependent enzyme → MDTLEQNRQHVLQQIRLAETAAQRIAGSVQLIAVSKTFPASDIRLLYQHGQRAFGENYIQEFQQKQYDLADCPHIEWHIIGHVQSNKTRPVAEHAHWLHTVSSLKTAQRLSQQRPKHLPPLQICMEINISGETAKHGIAPDEMLPLAQAIVALPHLNLRGLMCVASANASDEILRQQFEKMADLLRDLQNIAPQADTLSMGMSGDMAVAIECGANMVRVGSAIFGRRAV
- a CDS encoding Na+/H+ antiporter family protein, with the translated sequence MNAVMMGVLVMLILSVARVHVVLSLVIGAFVGGLWAGLPLADVLDAAGKVSQKGVMTHFQDGLAGGAKIALSYAMLGAFAMAITHSGLPKQVAGMAIRKIDAQNHSGGSLKWILLMGLLAMGVMSQNVVPIHIAFIPMIVPPLLLVFNKLQIDRRLLACVMTFGLVTTYMFLPYGFGAIFLNKILLANIQSAGMAVQGINVMSAMAIPALGMVVGLILAFVHYRKPRVYQDKHSDAQAHDQAIVQPAVSTYRSWVAAAAIAVCFAIQLLYDDALLLGALVGFAVFMMLGVVRRNEVDDVVNQGIRMMAMIGFIMIAAQGFAEVMKATGEIKPLVDASAALFSGSKAAAAFAMLAVGLLVTMGIGSSFSTLPIITAIYVPLCMSLGFSPLATVAIIGTAGALGDAGSPASDSTLGPTSGLNVDGQHDHMKDSVIPTFIHYNIPLFVAGWIAAMVL
- a CDS encoding M16 family metallopeptidase, producing MLRPTFLSALLMLALAPMAHALDIQRWHTPQGTEVLLLERHQLPIVDYVVLFKGAGSAAEPEGKSNIAAATSELLTSGTRLLDEDEFNQKISSLGANISGNSSVDFSSMAFRTLSRADTLHATADLLNQALTQPRFDENALQRIKNQASLSLQQSESYPSFIAQREISRLNYPHHPYGKGAFQTVEKIQSVQRDDIVDFHRQYYAQNKAIVAIVGDINREQANELVAQTLKGLPEKAASSQSVPPVDVHDSQRKLVPFPHSSQSTVVLSLPVLTANSPDYFALILGNYVLGGGGFDSRLMKVLRDQYGYTYGASSDMDAYTQAAPFTIEFTTAHKNRDAALKATQQVLRDFITNGASESELQQAKANITGSFPLRLDSNQKLLNNLIHLAYHNYPNDWLDTYNDKINALTAEDVKRAWQRHIQPEKLNIVIVGAEK